atttccccCAGGTAAAAATGCAGAGGAAAATGATCATCCCCATGGCATCTCAGTTTTGTTACAGTTTTGTTACACATTCACTttggccctgttcacaagttacaatgaacgCACCTACAACCCGTGTACACAGGACACTTGAGTGTTCTTTGtgcgttgagtaattctcatagtACAATCATTGCAGGTACAGCTGAACATGCGAcagaaaccccacatttatccaggtacttgtCCCTTGTTTCATTTGTACAGTAAATGCACATCGGCTCTTTCTTataaacagatgtatgcatgtacagTCAGGATAAAGATACATTCACTATCACACAGGAACAGGGTTTATGTTACCTAGTTTCACCTGACTTGCTTTGTAGAGAAGAACCTTCCAAAATTATTTCTCAGTGCATCCTTTACCTCTTTGTTTCTCAGGCTGTATATGAAAGGGTTAAGCAAAGGGGGCAGCACAGTGTAGAGGAGAGAGGAAAACTTCCCCAGGTCTCTCTTTATTGCTTGCTCTGGTACCATATATGCAGTCATCAGAGACCCATAGAAAATTGACACCACAACCAAGTGAGAAGAGCAAGTGGAAAAGGCCTTTCTCCGCCCTGCGGAGGAAGGGATTTTCAAGATGGCCGCTATAATATACACATAGGAGGTCAAGGTCAGAAGAAAAGGAGGGAGtgtaaaaatggctgccacgacaACACTCAACCTTTGTATCAAACTGGTATCACTGCAGGACAGTTTTAGGAGTGGGAAATACTCACAAAAATAATGGTCCATTTTGTTGGGGCCACAAAACGTTAACTGCAACATCAGAATGAGCAatataaaaacaatgaaaaagcCATTAATCCAAGATGCAGCTGCTAACTGGATACAAGTCTGGGTCTTCATGGCTGTTGCATAATGGAGCGGTTTACAGATTGCTAGATACCTGTCATAAGACATCACGCACAGCAAACAGCATTCAGTCGCTTCCAAGGAACCGAAGATATACCACTGGGTGAGGCAGCTACTGAAGGAGATCATTCTGTTCCCAGTCAAGAGAGCCAAAAGCATCCTTGGAAACAGATTGGACGAGAAACAAGCCTCTAAGAAGGAGAGGTTCCCcaagaagaagtacatgggagtgTCAAGGTGCCGATCCAAGACAACAAGTGCGAAGATGAGAACGTTTCCTGTTACAGTTGCCATATAAATGACTAGAAACACCAGGAAGAGAAGAATCT
The nucleotide sequence above comes from Euleptes europaea isolate rEulEur1 unplaced genomic scaffold, rEulEur1.hap1 H_4, whole genome shotgun sequence. Encoded proteins:
- the LOC130493026 gene encoding olfactory receptor 2AP1-like yields the protein MVENQTMITEFLLLGFGDLCRFQILLFLVFLVIYMATVTGNVLIFALVVLDRHLDTPMYFFLGNLSFLEACFSSNLFPRMLLALLTGNRMISFSSCLTQWYIFGSLEATECCLLCVMSYDRYLAICKPLHYATAMKTQTCIQLAAASWINGFFIVFILLILMLQLTFCGPNKMDHYFCEYFPLLKLSCSDTSLIQRLSVVVAAIFTLPPFLLTLTSYVYIIAAILKIPSSAGRRKAFSTCSSHLVVVSIFYGSLMTAYMVPEQAIKRDLGKFSSLLYTVLPPLLNPFIYSLRNKEVKDALRNNFGRFFSTKQVR